From the Nitrospiria bacterium genome, the window ACGATGAATAAAACGACGCTGAAGACCTGAGGGACAGGGAAAACCCCGCCGAACAGCAAGGAATCGCCGCGAAAGAATTCCAGAACGAACCGGGCGATGGCATAGACGATCGCGTACATCAGAAACAGCTGGCCGTCAAACCGGGTTTTCTTCCGGAAGTTCCACAGGATCGCAAAGATGAGAAGATCCGTGGTCATTTCGTAGAACTGGGTCGGATGGAGCGGGATATTGTGCGGGGCTTGGGCCGCCGGATTGGTGAAGGTGACGGCCCAGGGGAGCCTGGTCGGTTTTCCGTAACTGCAGCCGTTCAAGGTGCAGGCTCCTCGACCGACGGCCTGACCCAGCATGATGGAGGGGGTCAGGAGATCGGCGAAGCTCCAGAAGGCCAGCTGCCGTTTCTTACAGAACCAAATCCCGGCCAGCAATCCTCCCACCAATCCGCCGTGCAAGGCCAACCCGCCTCGCCAGATCGCCACGATATCCAAGGGATGGTAAAGGAAATAAACCGGGTTGGAAACCAGGACGTAGTAAAGACGGGCCCCGACGACGCCGGCGATCATGACATAGAATAGGAGATCATAGATCAACTCCGGATTGTACCCCTTTCGACGAGCCTCGCGGACGCCGAGGAAGGTCCCGGCCAGGAAGGCCAGGGCGATCATTACGCCGTACCAGCGGATTTCCACGTTTCCGAACTGGAGCAGAATAGGATGCATCTACTTTTTTCCTTCCTTCTCTTCCATCGGTCCGATCCGGACCGTAAAGGTCCGTTCCTTGCCGTCCCGAACGGTCTTGAGTTTGACCTCTTTCCCGATCGGTGTCTCCGCAACGATCAAGGGCAATGTTCGCATCTGGGTAATCCTTTTACCGTCAAATTCGACGATGACATCCCCGCGTTGAAGTCCGGCCTTGAACGCGGGGCTGTTTTCAAAAACATCCGAGATCAGCGCTCCGTTTTTGTTTTTTAATTTGAAGGAGCGGGCGAGGTCTTCGTTCAATTCCTGAATCATGACGCCCAGCCAGCCCCGTGTGATTTTGCCGTACGTTTCCAGCTGGTCAAGGACTTTCTTGACTTGATTGATCGGAATGGCAAAACCGATTCCCTGGCCGGAAGGATTGATCGCCGTGTTGATCCCGATCACTTCGCCCTTGATATTGAAAAGCGGGCCGCCGCTGTTTCCGGGATTAATCGAGGCGTCGGTCTGGATATAATCATCAAACGGCCCGTCTCCGATATTGCGCCCTTTGGCACTGACGATCCCCACCGTCACGGTTTGCTCCAGACCGAAGGGGTTGCCGATGGCCACGACCCATTCTCCGACATCGAGTTGGTCTGAATCGCCCAATCGTGCGGTCGGAAGGTTTTGGTGATCCGAAATCTTGATCAAGGCCAGGTCGGTCTTTTCGTCGCGACCGACCACCTTGGCCTCAAATTCGCGTTCATCGGATAGGCGTACGATGATCTTGTCCGCTTTTTCAATGACATGGTTATTGGTGAGAATCAAGCCGTTCTTCTTGATGATGAATCCCGATCCCAGGCTCT encodes:
- a CDS encoding Do family serine endopeptidase, translating into MKIRLGHCIGLTLALLAPGSGSVLADSGKKVPAPSEPKLFSFADIVRNEKPAVVNISTTQKTAVGEGGLPEDHPPLGDFFGNILPKEFNGQSLGSGFIIKKNGLILTNNHVIEKADKIIVRLSDEREFEAKVVGRDEKTDLALIKISDHQNLPTARLGDSDQLDVGEWVVAIGNPFGLEQTVTVGIVSAKGRNIGDGPFDDYIQTDASINPGNSGGPLFNIKGEVIGINTAINPSGQGIGFAIPINQVKKVLDQLETYGKITRGWLGVMIQELNEDLARSFKLKNKNGALISDVFENSPAFKAGLQRGDVIVEFDGKRITQMRTLPLIVAETPIGKEVKLKTVRDGKERTFTVRIGPMEEKEGKK
- the lgt gene encoding prolipoprotein diacylglyceryl transferase, with protein sequence MHPILLQFGNVEIRWYGVMIALAFLAGTFLGVREARRKGYNPELIYDLLFYVMIAGVVGARLYYVLVSNPVYFLYHPLDIVAIWRGGLALHGGLVGGLLAGIWFCKKRQLAFWSFADLLTPSIMLGQAVGRGACTLNGCSYGKPTRLPWAVTFTNPAAQAPHNIPLHPTQFYEMTTDLLIFAILWNFRKKTRFDGQLFLMYAIVYAIARFVLEFFRGDSLLFGGVFPVPQVFSVVLFIVALAVYFWRQSVSGRASPAPVSIR